In one window of Tenacibaculum mesophilum DNA:
- a CDS encoding type III secretion system chaperone family protein gives MNTHFSKVKEFLLGLNFNIIKENQEEGIFVVEKENEGIKNLIIGVANPIIIFEQYIFKIKEPNQEVFRSLLQKNRDIIHGAFVLDESGERVIFRDTLQLENLDANEFEASLNSLSLLLSEYSDHIINFSKY, from the coding sequence ATGAATACACATTTTAGTAAGGTAAAGGAGTTTTTACTTGGGTTAAATTTCAATATAATAAAAGAAAATCAAGAAGAAGGTATTTTTGTTGTTGAGAAAGAAAACGAAGGAATTAAAAACTTAATTATAGGAGTTGCAAATCCAATTATAATTTTTGAACAATATATCTTTAAAATTAAAGAGCCTAATCAAGAAGTTTTTAGGAGTTTACTGCAAAAGAATAGAGATATAATCCACGGAGCTTTTGTCTTAGATGAAAGTGGAGAGCGTGTTATTTTTAGAGATACACTTCAATTAGAGAATTTAGATGCTAATGAGTTTGAAGCGAGTTTAAACTCACTTAGCTTACTCTTAAGTGAATACTCAGATCACATTATTAATTTTTCAAAATATTAA
- a CDS encoding DoxX family protein: protein MKPLFILLLTFIVSIGIQRLISKNINYLISARIAMCTMLLFTALGHFLFTDGMSKMIPNFIPLKPTLVLATGILEIILAIGLLLPVYQKTTAWILIFFLLLMVPANIKASLENLNYQTGTYNGKGLSYLWFRIPLQLFFIAWVYFSTLKK from the coding sequence ATGAAACCATTATTTATTTTACTTCTAACTTTTATAGTTTCTATAGGAATACAAAGACTTATTTCAAAAAACATTAACTACCTGATTTCTGCCAGAATAGCCATGTGCACTATGCTATTGTTTACTGCATTAGGGCATTTTCTATTTACTGATGGCATGAGTAAAATGATTCCAAACTTTATTCCTTTAAAGCCAACTTTAGTATTAGCAACAGGAATTTTAGAAATTATATTAGCTATAGGCTTATTATTACCTGTTTACCAGAAAACAACTGCTTGGATTCTTATCTTTTTCTTACTACTTATGGTCCCTGCAAACATAAAAGCTAGTTTAGAAAACTTGAATTATCAAACGGGAACTTATAACGGAAAAGGACTTTCTTATTTGTGGTTTAGAATCCCATTACAACTCTTTTTTATTGCTTGGGTTTACTTTTCCACCTTAAAGAAATAA
- a CDS encoding Crp/Fnr family transcriptional regulator encodes MEQIKTLLQSFADISEKDSNYFCSKLQKVTLQKKEIVLTKGTTENYLSFVETGILRLFIPKIENDVTFGFVFKNSFISAYDSFLAQTPSEYSIETLTPTILWRLSFNDLEDIYQNTSIGNEVGRKNAENLFLLKSKRELSLLNNTPEERYLNLFQERPELIQHIPLKYIASYIGITPQALSRIRKRIY; translated from the coding sequence ATGGAACAAATAAAAACACTCTTGCAATCTTTTGCTGACATCTCTGAAAAGGATTCAAACTATTTTTGCTCTAAACTCCAAAAAGTGACACTTCAGAAGAAAGAAATTGTATTAACCAAAGGAACCACTGAAAACTATCTTTCTTTTGTTGAAACAGGAATTTTAAGGTTATTCATTCCTAAAATTGAAAATGATGTAACATTTGGTTTTGTTTTTAAAAACAGCTTTATCAGTGCTTATGACTCTTTTTTAGCACAAACTCCTTCTGAATATAGTATTGAAACGTTAACCCCTACTATTTTATGGAGATTATCTTTTAATGATTTAGAAGACATTTATCAAAACACCTCCATTGGCAATGAAGTAGGAAGGAAAAACGCGGAGAATTTATTTTTACTAAAATCGAAACGAGAACTTTCTCTTTTAAACAATACACCTGAAGAAAGATACCTCAACCTTTTTCAAGAAAGGCCTGAATTAATCCAACACATTCCATTAAAATACATAGCATCTTATATTGGAATAACTCCACAAGCACTGAGTAGAATTAGAAAACGAATTTATTAA
- the serA gene encoding phosphoglycerate dehydrogenase, with protein MNLVKRNFVFDFDSTLTSVEALDVLAEITLNGSPKKDEIIQEVIHITNQGVDGDISFTESLEKRIQLLSAKKSDLPLLIEELKQKVSPSIERNKEFFESFSDDIYVISAGFKEFIDPIVAEYNIPSERVFANTFEFDKDGVIVGFDTQNPLSKHNGKIDCLKSLNLEGEVQVIGDGYSDAVTKEAGVADTFFAYTENVSRDKTIANADHITPNLDEFLYVNKLPRNLSYPKNRIKILLLENVHPDAFTKLTGDGFSVETVSRSLSEDELIEKLKDVHVLGIRSKTQVTRKVIEAAEKLMVVSAFCIGTKQIDLEACKENGVVVFNAPYSNTRSVVELAIGEIIMLMRSVFQRSTEIHNGQWNKTAQGSREVRGKKLGIVGYGNIGKQLSVLAEALGMDVYYYDVEDKLALGNATRLDTLKELLNISDVVTLHVDDNSANKNYIGKEELAEMKDGAHLVNLSRGFVVDIEALVDALKSGKLAGAAVDVYPEEPRKNGEFYTELKGLDNVILTPHVGGSTEEAQRDIADFVPNKIMAYINSGNTVDAVNFPNIRLPKHKNAHRFLHIHKNVPGIMAKINKVLAKYELNITGQYLSTDEKVGYVITDVDKEYNQEVITKLKKVEGTIKFRVLY; from the coding sequence ATGAATTTAGTAAAACGAAATTTCGTTTTCGATTTCGATAGTACACTTACCAGTGTGGAAGCATTAGATGTTTTAGCCGAAATCACCTTAAATGGGAGTCCGAAAAAAGATGAGATTATTCAAGAGGTAATCCATATCACTAATCAAGGAGTTGATGGAGATATTTCTTTTACTGAGTCCTTAGAAAAACGTATTCAGTTATTAAGTGCAAAAAAGTCTGATTTACCTTTATTAATAGAGGAGCTAAAGCAAAAAGTATCTCCTTCTATAGAGAGAAATAAAGAGTTTTTTGAAAGTTTTTCTGATGATATTTATGTGATTTCAGCAGGCTTTAAAGAATTTATCGACCCAATCGTTGCCGAGTATAACATTCCGTCGGAAAGAGTATTCGCAAATACTTTTGAGTTTGACAAAGATGGAGTTATTGTTGGATTTGATACCCAAAATCCATTATCTAAGCACAACGGAAAGATAGATTGTTTAAAATCCTTAAATTTAGAAGGTGAAGTACAAGTAATTGGAGATGGCTATAGTGATGCTGTAACTAAAGAAGCTGGTGTTGCTGATACTTTTTTTGCTTATACAGAAAATGTGTCGAGAGATAAGACAATCGCAAATGCCGACCATATTACCCCAAATTTAGATGAATTTTTATACGTTAACAAATTGCCTAGAAACCTATCATACCCAAAGAACAGAATTAAAATATTATTATTAGAAAACGTGCACCCTGATGCTTTTACAAAGTTGACAGGTGATGGATTTTCTGTAGAAACTGTTTCAAGAAGTTTATCGGAAGATGAATTGATTGAAAAATTAAAAGATGTTCATGTGTTAGGAATCCGTTCTAAAACACAAGTAACTCGTAAAGTAATTGAAGCTGCTGAAAAGTTAATGGTGGTTTCTGCTTTTTGTATTGGAACGAAGCAAATCGATTTAGAAGCATGTAAAGAAAATGGAGTAGTAGTTTTTAATGCACCATATAGTAACACTCGTTCGGTAGTAGAATTAGCAATTGGAGAAATCATTATGTTGATGCGTAGTGTGTTTCAAAGAAGTACAGAAATTCACAACGGTCAATGGAATAAAACAGCACAAGGTTCAAGAGAGGTGCGTGGTAAAAAGTTAGGAATTGTTGGATACGGAAACATAGGAAAACAATTATCTGTATTGGCAGAAGCTTTAGGAATGGACGTGTACTATTATGATGTTGAAGATAAATTAGCTTTAGGGAACGCAACAAGATTAGATACATTAAAAGAGTTGTTGAATATTTCTGATGTGGTAACCTTGCATGTAGATGATAATTCAGCAAACAAAAACTATATAGGAAAGGAAGAGTTAGCTGAAATGAAAGATGGAGCGCATTTGGTAAACCTTTCTCGCGGATTTGTAGTAGATATTGAAGCATTGGTGGATGCGTTGAAATCAGGTAAACTTGCAGGTGCTGCTGTAGATGTGTATCCTGAAGAGCCAAGAAAAAATGGTGAGTTTTATACTGAGTTAAAAGGATTAGATAATGTGATTTTAACTCCACATGTGGGAGGTAGTACAGAAGAAGCTCAAAGAGATATTGCTGATTTTGTTCCGAACAAAATTATGGCGTATATCAATTCAGGGAATACGGTTGATGCGGTTAATTTCCCAAATATTCGTTTACCTAAGCATAAAAATGCACATCGTTTTTTACATATTCATAAAAATGTACCTGGAATAATGGCAAAGATTAATAAGGTATTAGCAAAATATGAATTGAATATTACAGGACAATATCTTTCTACAGATGAAAAAGTAGGGTATGTAATTACTGATGTTGATAAAGAATATAATCAAGAAGTAATAACAAAGCTTAAAAAAGTTGAAGGAACAATTAAATTTAGAGTACTGTATTAA
- the kynU gene encoding kynureninase has protein sequence MYKPTLDYAQQQDKEDKLAHLRAQFHIPKDAKGNDWLYFTGNSLGLQPKQTQQYIQQELDDWAKYGVEGHFEARNPWMPYHEFLTNSMAKIVGAKPLEVVVMNTLTTNLHLLMVSFYQPTKTKYKIVIESDAFPSDRYAVQSQLKFHGFDTEEGLIEWKPREGEELLRIEDLEKIVDEQGDEIALLLIGGVNYYTGQYLDIKRIAEIGHAKNCMVGIDLAHGAGNISPKLHDSGVDFAAWCTYKYLNSGPGSLGGLFVHEKHAHNKDLPRFAGWWNHNKETRFNMRQPFDVMEGGEGWQLSNPPILSMAAIRASLDMFEEVGMEALRAKSEKLTGYFEYLINQIDTDRIKIITPSNPKERGCQLSIQVKNADKSLHKKLTENNIITDWREPDVIRCAPVPMYNSFEDVYRMVEILKTLL, from the coding sequence ATGTACAAACCAACACTTGATTACGCACAGCAACAAGATAAAGAAGATAAATTAGCACACTTAAGAGCACAATTTCATATTCCTAAAGATGCAAAAGGGAATGATTGGTTGTATTTTACAGGAAACTCTCTTGGGTTGCAACCAAAACAAACACAACAATACATTCAACAAGAATTAGACGATTGGGCAAAATATGGAGTAGAAGGGCATTTTGAAGCTCGAAATCCATGGATGCCATATCACGAATTTTTGACAAATTCGATGGCAAAAATAGTGGGAGCTAAACCATTAGAAGTGGTAGTGATGAATACGTTAACGACCAACTTACATTTGTTAATGGTGTCGTTTTATCAACCAACTAAAACAAAGTATAAAATTGTTATAGAGAGTGATGCTTTTCCTTCGGATAGGTACGCGGTACAATCGCAATTAAAATTCCATGGATTTGATACAGAAGAAGGATTGATAGAATGGAAACCTCGTGAAGGAGAAGAATTATTACGTATTGAAGATCTTGAGAAAATAGTAGATGAACAAGGTGATGAAATAGCCTTGTTGTTGATTGGAGGAGTGAACTATTATACAGGACAGTATTTAGATATCAAACGTATTGCAGAAATAGGACATGCTAAAAACTGTATGGTAGGTATAGATTTAGCTCATGGTGCAGGAAATATTTCTCCAAAATTGCACGATAGCGGAGTTGATTTCGCGGCTTGGTGTACCTATAAGTATTTAAATTCGGGTCCTGGAAGTTTAGGAGGCCTATTTGTACATGAAAAACATGCACACAATAAAGACTTACCGCGTTTTGCAGGATGGTGGAACCATAACAAAGAAACTCGTTTTAACATGCGTCAACCATTTGATGTAATGGAGGGAGGAGAAGGTTGGCAGTTGAGTAATCCTCCTATTTTATCAATGGCAGCAATTAGAGCTTCATTAGATATGTTTGAAGAGGTAGGAATGGAAGCGTTAAGAGCTAAATCGGAAAAATTAACGGGCTATTTTGAATATCTAATTAATCAGATTGATACCGATAGAATTAAAATAATTACGCCATCCAATCCGAAAGAAAGAGGGTGTCAATTATCTATCCAAGTAAAGAATGCAGACAAAAGTTTACACAAAAAACTAACCGAAAATAATATTATAACCGACTGGAGAGAACCTGATGTAATTCGTTGTGCACCAGTGCCAATGTATAATAGTTTTGAAGATGTATACAGAATGGTTGAAATTTTAAAAACATTGCTATAA
- a CDS encoding FAD-dependent oxidoreductase, which yields MSKKDNIVIIGAGLCGSLLALRLAQRGYKVAMYESRPDLRVTDISAGRSINLALSDRGFKALRLCGVEEKAREICIPMYGRLMHDREGNTFASNYSGREGEYINSISRGDLNGILLNEAEAHENVSIHFNTECTSVDIENTVAHFKNYNTKEEFSVDGDVIFGTDGAGSALRKSYYLERKFLFSYSQNFLTHGYKELEIPADKSGKHQISKDHLHIWPRGEYMLIALPNLDGSFTVTLFLSYDEGEYNFNNLTSEEKITEFFEKEFSDALALIPSIKDEFLNNPTGALGTVKCSPWHYQNKTLLMGDAAHAIVPFYGQGMNASFEDVTVFDTILDTHEGDWQATFKAYEKARKEDTDAIADLAIDNFYEMRDHVANPLFKQKRKLEMDLEKTFPTEYFSKYSMVTFNEEIPYAEAMKKGRAQDKALLNMVAHHDLDAITDLNEVLKKVQEETNEILEEDKIAGFR from the coding sequence ATGAGTAAAAAAGATAACATAGTAATTATAGGTGCTGGTTTATGCGGAAGTTTATTAGCACTTCGTTTAGCACAAAGAGGCTATAAGGTAGCAATGTATGAAAGTCGTCCAGATTTACGAGTTACCGATATTTCAGCAGGACGTTCTATCAACTTAGCATTATCTGATCGCGGTTTTAAAGCACTTCGTTTATGTGGTGTAGAAGAAAAAGCGCGTGAAATTTGTATTCCGATGTACGGACGTTTAATGCACGATAGAGAAGGGAATACGTTTGCTTCTAATTATTCAGGTAGAGAAGGAGAATATATCAACTCTATTTCGAGAGGAGACTTAAACGGAATCTTATTAAACGAAGCGGAAGCACACGAAAATGTAAGCATTCATTTTAATACAGAGTGTACTTCGGTTGATATTGAAAATACCGTGGCGCATTTTAAAAACTACAATACGAAGGAAGAGTTTTCAGTAGATGGAGATGTGATTTTTGGAACAGATGGTGCAGGATCTGCATTGAGGAAAAGCTACTATTTAGAAAGAAAATTCTTGTTTAGCTATTCGCAGAATTTCTTGACACATGGATACAAGGAATTAGAAATTCCTGCAGACAAGTCAGGAAAACACCAAATAAGTAAAGATCATTTACATATTTGGCCTCGTGGAGAGTATATGTTAATTGCGTTGCCAAATTTAGATGGAAGTTTTACGGTAACCTTGTTTTTAAGTTACGACGAAGGAGAATACAATTTCAACAACTTAACTTCCGAAGAAAAGATAACTGAGTTTTTTGAAAAAGAATTTTCAGATGCCTTAGCGTTGATACCAAGTATTAAAGATGAGTTTTTAAACAATCCAACAGGAGCTTTAGGAACGGTAAAATGCTCGCCTTGGCATTATCAAAACAAAACTTTGTTAATGGGAGATGCAGCACATGCGATTGTTCCGTTTTATGGACAAGGAATGAATGCATCGTTTGAAGATGTAACGGTATTTGATACGATTCTAGATACGCACGAAGGAGATTGGCAAGCTACTTTTAAAGCGTATGAAAAAGCACGTAAAGAAGATACTGATGCGATTGCTGATTTAGCTATCGATAATTTTTACGAAATGCGTGATCATGTAGCAAATCCATTATTTAAGCAAAAGAGGAAGTTAGAAATGGACTTAGAGAAGACGTTTCCAACAGAATATTTTTCAAAGTATTCTATGGTAACTTTTAATGAAGAGATTCCGTATGCAGAAGCGATGAAAAAAGGACGTGCGCAAGATAAAGCTCTGTTAAATATGGTGGCTCATCATGATTTAGATGCAATCACCGATTTGAATGAGGTATTAAAAAAGGTGCAAGAAGAAACCAACGAAATTTTAGAAGAAGATAAAATTGCTGGATTTAGATAG
- a CDS encoding PspA/IM30 family protein: MNFFKRLFKIGQSEANSAIDKMEDPIKMTEQGIRDLKLNLEKSLESLAQVKALAIRAKNDVEELTYKSQDYEQKAVLILKKGQNGDIEVSEADRLAKEALMKKEETNHKIGMVKKEEAQFNDSVSKLEHNIQEIKQNISKWENELKTLKARVKVSKATKNLNKQMADIDSASTVAMLERMKEKVKQEEALAEAYGEIAKSSKSIDQELSEAADVTETSAEESLSKLKEKLGLNSKEE; this comes from the coding sequence ATGAATTTTTTTAAAAGACTTTTTAAAATAGGGCAATCAGAAGCAAATTCTGCGATAGATAAAATGGAGGATCCTATTAAAATGACAGAACAAGGAATTAGAGACTTAAAACTGAATTTAGAGAAGAGTTTAGAATCCTTAGCGCAAGTAAAGGCGTTGGCTATTAGAGCTAAAAATGATGTAGAAGAATTAACATATAAGAGTCAAGATTATGAGCAAAAAGCTGTGTTGATTTTAAAGAAAGGACAAAATGGTGATATAGAAGTATCTGAAGCAGATCGATTAGCAAAAGAAGCTCTAATGAAAAAAGAAGAGACAAACCATAAAATAGGAATGGTAAAAAAAGAAGAAGCTCAGTTTAATGACTCAGTAAGTAAATTAGAGCACAATATTCAAGAGATTAAACAGAATATTAGTAAATGGGAAAATGAATTAAAAACATTAAAAGCAAGAGTTAAAGTTTCTAAGGCAACTAAGAACTTGAATAAACAAATGGCTGATATTGATAGTGCTAGTACTGTTGCTATGTTAGAGCGTATGAAGGAGAAAGTGAAACAAGAAGAAGCTTTGGCTGAAGCTTATGGAGAAATAGCGAAATCGTCTAAATCAATAGATCAGGAACTGTCAGAGGCAGCAGATGTAACTGAAACTTCGGCAGAAGAAAGTCTGTCAAAATTAAAAGAAAAATTAGGGTTAAATAGTAAAGAAGAATAA
- a CDS encoding S41 family peptidase produces MKKVVVVFLVLCSFSSIAQTKYQKDFDYLWSMFDGFYAYFDQKQTNWDEVKKIYQKEVENVSDDSQFIRLIENITYELYDPHTGINRNLKSSFRLIPTSTDAWVKIKDGKYYIADIRSGFEIEETGLKVGDELLRINNRKIEDLVEEVLPKSFKNPKGDVKEFFANLWFAGKHNEERVVLVLENGKEKQYKLNKPTASKKENGTLSSRVIKGNIGYIKLNNSLGNNEVIKAFPKKVDEFRDTKAIIVDLRDTPSGGNAEVAKSIMGKFISETIPYQKHEKVSLEREFGIKRSWIELLTPLKNPYKKPVIVLAGRWTGSVGEAIAQGFDNIKSATVVGTEMAKLLGAIECDRLPNTKINLCFPVEKLFHASGTPREKFIPEIHTKTSEETYKKAIQIINE; encoded by the coding sequence ATGAAAAAAGTAGTTGTTGTTTTTTTAGTTTTATGTAGCTTTAGTAGTATAGCTCAAACTAAGTATCAAAAAGATTTTGATTATTTGTGGAGTATGTTTGATGGATTCTACGCTTACTTTGATCAAAAACAAACAAATTGGGATGAGGTAAAAAAGATTTATCAAAAAGAGGTAGAAAATGTTTCGGATGATTCTCAGTTTATTAGGTTAATAGAGAATATAACGTACGAACTATACGACCCTCATACGGGGATTAATCGAAATTTAAAATCTTCATTTCGACTAATTCCAACATCAACTGATGCATGGGTAAAAATAAAGGATGGAAAATATTACATAGCTGACATTAGATCGGGTTTTGAAATTGAAGAAACAGGATTAAAGGTTGGAGATGAATTACTTCGTATTAACAATCGTAAAATTGAAGATTTAGTAGAAGAAGTACTGCCAAAATCTTTTAAAAACCCAAAAGGCGATGTAAAAGAGTTTTTTGCCAATTTATGGTTTGCTGGAAAGCATAATGAAGAAAGAGTGGTTCTAGTGCTAGAAAATGGAAAAGAAAAACAATATAAATTAAACAAACCTACAGCTTCAAAAAAAGAAAACGGAACTTTAAGTTCAAGAGTTATAAAAGGAAATATAGGGTACATAAAACTAAATAATTCTTTAGGAAACAATGAGGTAATTAAAGCTTTTCCTAAAAAGGTAGATGAGTTTAGAGATACCAAAGCGATAATTGTAGATTTAAGAGATACACCAAGTGGAGGTAATGCAGAAGTAGCTAAAAGTATTATGGGAAAGTTTATATCGGAAACAATTCCATATCAAAAACATGAAAAAGTAAGTTTAGAAAGAGAGTTTGGTATAAAAAGAAGTTGGATTGAGTTATTAACACCTTTAAAAAATCCATATAAAAAACCAGTTATTGTATTAGCAGGAAGGTGGACAGGAAGTGTAGGAGAAGCAATAGCACAAGGTTTTGATAACATAAAATCGGCAACAGTAGTGGGGACTGAGATGGCAAAATTGTTAGGAGCTATTGAATGTGATAGATTACCAAATACTAAGATCAATTTATGTTTTCCTGTTGAAAAACTGTTTCATGCAAGCGGTACGCCAAGAGAAAAATTTATTCCTGAAATTCACACGAAAACAAGTGAAGAAACATATAAAAAAGCGATTCAAATAATAAATGAGTAA
- a CDS encoding helix-turn-helix domain-containing protein — protein sequence MSFFGKNIKKIRSVKRLSQQAFAELFNLKRATLGAYEEGRSEPKIDTIIKIANYFSIPIDNLLTSELTVNNLLQFKEDLTLETEKLSKETFTIIPCITEKTITEYIKHHNKTSFIDDLSKIQLPINSQKKLRAYTVSNLEMANHNNGLYPNDIVIGQFTPNNTIKNLKNGELTLTLVKNELILRKLYIENDSVTLRANHKNIPDKTFSITDIKELWKIQYVFFNRIPDLNTSIENKLSFLEQELLKLKRELQ from the coding sequence ATGTCGTTCTTTGGTAAAAACATAAAAAAAATCAGAAGTGTTAAACGTTTAAGCCAGCAAGCTTTTGCAGAACTCTTTAACCTTAAGAGAGCTACACTGGGCGCTTATGAAGAAGGCAGAAGCGAACCAAAAATTGATACCATTATAAAAATTGCTAATTATTTTAGCATTCCTATAGACAATTTATTAACTTCAGAACTCACAGTTAATAATTTACTTCAGTTTAAAGAGGATTTAACCCTAGAAACTGAAAAACTATCAAAAGAAACCTTCACCATTATACCCTGCATAACCGAAAAGACAATTACAGAATACATAAAACACCACAACAAAACTTCTTTTATTGATGATTTATCCAAAATTCAACTCCCTATTAACTCTCAAAAAAAACTCAGAGCTTATACTGTTTCTAATTTAGAAATGGCTAATCACAATAATGGATTATACCCTAACGACATAGTAATAGGCCAGTTTACACCAAACAACACTATAAAGAACTTAAAAAATGGAGAGCTCACACTAACTCTTGTTAAAAATGAATTGATTCTACGCAAACTATACATTGAAAACGATTCTGTAACTCTACGTGCAAACCATAAAAACATCCCCGATAAAACATTTTCTATTACAGATATTAAAGAATTGTGGAAAATACAATATGTATTTTTCAATAGAATTCCTGACCTTAACACCTCTATAGAAAACAAACTTTCTTTTTTAGAACAAGAACTTTTGAAACTAAAAAGAGAACTACAATAA
- a CDS encoding IclR family transcriptional regulator, whose translation MNTGSKNLNQSIIKAFAVLDAFSNDKKEWGVRELAAKTGYNKSTVYRLLSTLVSLNVVLQNENEKYQLGSKLFELGNRVSIYKSLRNLTNEPIQKVALEIQETVLLGILKEQQVLHINKADSLQGLKISTSIGSYAPINGSAIGKLLLAFASPEAQEYFLDSVTLRPFTKNTITSISKFKEELLLIQQQKFALDIEESELGLVCIAIPIYNNKGKVIAGISASGPLSRFKMENVTSYIQILQKGANIIEQNLSDFDSL comes from the coding sequence ATGAATACAGGTTCTAAAAATTTAAACCAATCTATCATCAAAGCGTTTGCTGTTTTAGATGCTTTTAGCAATGACAAAAAAGAATGGGGCGTTAGAGAACTGGCTGCTAAAACTGGCTATAACAAGAGTACGGTATACCGATTACTAAGTACTTTAGTTTCGTTGAATGTTGTACTGCAAAACGAGAATGAAAAATACCAGCTAGGGAGCAAGTTATTTGAGTTGGGCAATCGTGTTTCTATATATAAATCACTAAGAAATTTAACTAATGAACCTATACAAAAGGTAGCTTTAGAAATTCAAGAAACGGTTTTATTGGGCATTTTAAAAGAACAGCAAGTGCTACACATTAATAAAGCTGATAGTTTACAAGGACTAAAAATAAGTACTTCTATAGGTTCTTATGCTCCCATTAATGGAAGTGCTATTGGAAAATTATTACTAGCTTTTGCTTCACCAGAAGCACAAGAATACTTTCTAGATTCGGTTACTCTAAGACCTTTTACCAAAAACACCATCACCTCTATTTCAAAATTCAAAGAAGAATTACTACTAATTCAACAACAAAAATTTGCATTAGACATAGAAGAATCAGAATTAGGCTTGGTATGTATTGCTATTCCAATTTATAATAACAAAGGAAAAGTGATTGCTGGAATCAGTGCTTCTGGACCTTTAAGTAGGTTTAAAATGGAGAACGTAACAAGTTATATTCAAATTTTACAGAAAGGAGCCAATATCATAGAACAGAATTTAAGTGACTTTGATAGTTTATAA